A single region of the Syntrophotaleaceae bacterium genome encodes:
- a CDS encoding ATP-binding cassette domain-containing protein — protein MLINLRDIRLAFGGAPVLDGVNLQIKKGERICLLGRNGAGKSTLLGLVSGELQPDAGAVERRQGLRVSRLPQEVPRQLPGTVFEVVAEGLGELGEQLNRFHELSLRQAAGDQGGLDELLQVQQAIDAAAGWEHQQRIEQIITRLKLEPDVSVSELSGGVKRRVLLARALAGEPDILLLDEPTNHLDIESITWLEEFLRNSSMTLLFVTHDRSFLRALASRIVELDRGLLFDFACDYDSFLRRREEQLQAEEQAWNRFDRKLAEEEVWIRQGIKARRTRNEGRVRALLKMREEYRQRRQRTGTARIRLEEAQRSDRLVAEVENMSFSYGVKPVIENFSTTIIRGDRIGIIGPNGAGKTTLLKLLLGELAPQQGTVRLGTNLEVIYFDQLREQLDPDLTVQQNLSGDQDTVLIGDRPRHVYGYLRDFLFTPERARAPVRILSGGERNRLLLAKLFLRPANVLVLDEPTNDLDLETLDLLEELLADYQGTLFLVSHDRDFLDRVVTGTLVFEGNGRVAEYVGGYEDWLRQRTETTPKPVAAAKPVRSKPVKERPRKLTFKEKSELAELPERIEALETEQAELHEKLADPDFYREQGDAVGEIRSRLQELEVELEAGYLRWQELEALGE, from the coding sequence ATGTTAATAAACCTGCGCGATATCCGGCTGGCCTTCGGCGGGGCTCCGGTGCTGGATGGCGTCAATCTGCAGATCAAAAAAGGGGAGAGGATCTGTCTGCTCGGCCGCAACGGGGCCGGTAAGTCTACCCTTCTCGGCCTGGTATCCGGTGAGCTGCAGCCCGACGCGGGTGCGGTAGAGCGGCGGCAGGGGCTGCGGGTTTCCCGGCTGCCCCAGGAGGTGCCCCGACAGCTGCCGGGAACCGTGTTTGAAGTCGTGGCTGAAGGACTGGGCGAACTCGGCGAACAGCTGAACCGTTTTCATGAGCTCAGTCTTCGCCAGGCTGCGGGAGACCAGGGGGGACTGGACGAACTGCTGCAGGTGCAGCAGGCCATCGACGCCGCGGCCGGGTGGGAGCACCAGCAACGGATCGAGCAGATCATCACCCGCCTCAAGCTGGAGCCGGATGTGTCCGTCTCCGAGCTGTCCGGCGGAGTCAAGCGGCGGGTTCTGCTCGCCCGTGCTCTGGCCGGGGAGCCCGACATCCTGCTGCTCGACGAGCCGACCAACCATCTTGACATCGAATCGATCACCTGGCTCGAGGAATTTTTGCGGAATTCCTCCATGACCCTGCTGTTCGTCACCCATGACCGGTCCTTCCTGCGGGCCCTGGCCTCCCGCATCGTCGAGCTCGATCGCGGCCTGCTCTTCGATTTCGCCTGCGACTACGACAGCTTCCTGCGCCGAAGGGAGGAACAGCTGCAGGCCGAGGAGCAGGCCTGGAACCGGTTCGACCGCAAGCTGGCCGAGGAGGAGGTCTGGATCCGTCAGGGGATCAAGGCCCGCCGGACCCGCAACGAGGGCCGTGTGCGGGCTTTGCTGAAAATGCGGGAGGAGTACCGGCAGCGGCGCCAGCGGACCGGAACCGCCCGCATCCGTCTGGAGGAGGCCCAGCGTTCCGACCGCCTGGTGGCCGAAGTTGAAAACATGAGTTTCAGCTACGGCGTCAAGCCGGTCATAGAGAATTTTTCCACAACCATTATCCGGGGCGACCGCATCGGGATCATCGGCCCCAACGGTGCCGGCAAAACCACCCTGCTCAAACTGCTCCTCGGCGAACTGGCGCCGCAGCAGGGAACGGTTCGCCTGGGGACCAACCTGGAGGTGATCTATTTCGATCAGTTGCGGGAGCAGCTCGATCCGGATCTGACGGTTCAGCAGAACCTCTCCGGCGACCAGGACACGGTTTTGATCGGCGATCGCCCGCGGCATGTGTACGGCTATCTGCGGGATTTTCTGTTCACGCCGGAACGGGCTCGTGCCCCGGTGCGCATTCTTTCCGGCGGCGAGCGCAACCGGCTGCTGCTGGCCAAGCTTTTTTTGCGGCCGGCCAACGTGCTGGTGCTCGACGAACCGACCAACGATCTCGACCTCGAGACCCTCGATCTGCTGGAAGAGCTGCTGGCGGATTATCAGGGGACCCTGTTTCTGGTCAGCCACGATCGGGATTTTCTCGACCGGGTGGTAACCGGCACCCTGGTGTTCGAGGGGAACGGCCGGGTGGCCGAATATGTCGGGGGTTACGAGGACTGGCTGCGTCAGCGGACGGAAACGACGCCGAAACCGGTCGCTGCCGCCAAACCGGTTCGTTCCAAACCGGTGAAGGAACGCCCCCGCAAGCTGACTTTCAAGGAAAAGAGCGAACTGGCCGAGCTTCCGGAACGGATCGAGGCCTTGGAGACGGAGCAGGCCGAGCTGCATGAAAAGCTGGCCGATCCCGATTTTTACCGGGAGCAGGGGGACGCGGTCGGTGAGATCCGGAGCCGGCTGCAGGAACTGGAGGTCGAGCTGGAAGCGGGCTACCTCCGGTGGCAGGAACTGGAGGCCTTGGGCGAATGA
- a CDS encoding DUF2721 domain-containing protein, producing the protein MEINLTTPALLYPAISLLLLAYTNRFLALASVIRSLAGRLAESDDADVRRQLTNLRLRISLIKWMQGLGIISILLCMVSMFCLFAGHEPWGRYSFGISLVLMMFSLGISFWETLLSGEALKHELRRCDRVRNQGQSDAGHQT; encoded by the coding sequence ATGGAAATCAACCTCACCACCCCGGCATTGCTTTATCCGGCCATTTCCCTGCTGCTGCTTGCCTATACCAACCGGTTCCTGGCGCTGGCCAGCGTCATCCGTTCCCTCGCCGGCCGCCTGGCGGAATCCGATGACGCGGATGTCCGGCGGCAGCTGACCAATCTTCGCCTCAGGATAAGCCTCATCAAGTGGATGCAGGGACTCGGAATCATCAGCATTCTGCTCTGCATGGTTTCGATGTTCTGCCTGTTTGCCGGGCATGAGCCCTGGGGGCGTTATTCCTTCGGCATCAGTCTGGTGCTGATGATGTTTTCCCTGGGGATCAGTTTCTGGGAAACGTTGCTCTCGGGTGAGGCGCTCAAACATGAGTTGCGGCGGTGTGACCGGGTTCGAAACCAGGGCCAGTCTGACGCCGGTCACCAGACCTGA
- a CDS encoding sulfite exporter TauE/SafE family protein, translated as MTAQYALLLLGGAFVGIAASFSGLGGGFLMVPLLLFLGYSAQRAVGTSFLAILIISASALLAHNKLANVDYRTGILLGIGGIAGAQIGARMLEGISTASFKKIFALILVGLATYLFLRSG; from the coding sequence ATGACCGCTCAATATGCCCTGCTGCTCCTCGGAGGCGCCTTCGTCGGCATCGCCGCTTCCTTTTCCGGCCTGGGCGGCGGCTTTCTCATGGTGCCGCTGCTGCTGTTCCTCGGCTATTCCGCCCAGAGGGCGGTCGGCACCTCTTTTCTGGCCATCCTGATTATTTCGGCCTCCGCCCTGCTGGCTCATAACAAACTGGCCAATGTCGACTATCGGACCGGAATTCTGCTGGGAATCGGCGGCATCGCCGGAGCCCAGATCGGAGCCCGCATGCTCGAAGGCATTTCAACAGCAAGCTTCAAAAAGATCTTTGCGCTGATCCTTGTCGGACTCGCAACCTATCTGTTTTTACGCAGCGGCTAG
- a CDS encoding isoamylase early set domain-containing protein: MLKKSYSKTGQVCRVTFNLPAETGAESALLCGDFTDWDAEAKPMKRLKNGDFSLTLSLPTSRSYRFRYLIDGSRWENDWQADGYVPNCYGCEDSVVVV; this comes from the coding sequence ATGTTGAAGAAGAGCTATTCCAAGACAGGTCAGGTCTGTCGCGTAACCTTCAATCTGCCCGCAGAAACGGGAGCGGAATCGGCTCTCCTCTGCGGCGATTTCACCGATTGGGATGCCGAAGCCAAACCGATGAAACGTCTCAAAAACGGCGACTTCAGTCTGACCCTGTCGCTGCCGACCAGCCGGTCCTACCGCTTCCGCTATCTGATCGACGGCAGTCGCTGGGAAAACGACTGGCAGGCCGACGGTTATGTTCCCAACTGCTACGGATGTGAAGATTCGGTGGTCGTCGTCTGA
- the gap gene encoding type I glyceraldehyde-3-phosphate dehydrogenase has product MATGVAINGFGRIGRLILTALYDKGQIEDSLKVKALVDLAADAKYFAYRTKYDSVHGRFHGEVDTRKSDPALSVDDILIINGDEIRCLSAPPSPEQLPWKAMGVEYVIESSGKFTSMEKASLHLKGGAKKVIITAPGKGPMNSFVLGVNEEKYDPKTDHVVSTASCTTNCLAPLVHVLIKEGIGIEEGLMSTIHAYTATQETVDSPTKKDWRSGRAAAINIIPSSTGAAKAVGEVIPEIKGKLTGMAFRVPTPDVSVVDLTIRTSKDTSIEEIDGLMKKASESYLTGILEYSQEQLVSSDLLNSKASSIYDSSATLGNNLPGEKRFFKLISWYDNEWGYSHRVVDMLRYMIKMDK; this is encoded by the coding sequence ATGGCTACGGGAGTAGCAATCAACGGATTCGGACGAATTGGCAGGCTTATACTGACTGCTTTATACGATAAGGGGCAGATCGAGGACTCGCTGAAGGTCAAGGCACTGGTGGATCTTGCCGCCGATGCCAAATATTTCGCCTATCGCACCAAGTACGATTCGGTGCATGGACGTTTCCACGGGGAGGTTGACACCAGAAAGAGCGACCCCGCTCTAAGTGTGGATGATATTCTGATCATAAATGGTGATGAAATCCGCTGCCTGTCGGCTCCGCCCAGTCCCGAGCAACTTCCTTGGAAAGCCATGGGGGTGGAGTACGTGATCGAATCCTCGGGCAAGTTCACGTCTATGGAGAAAGCCTCCCTGCACCTGAAAGGGGGAGCGAAAAAGGTGATCATCACGGCACCGGGGAAAGGCCCCATGAACTCCTTCGTGCTCGGGGTCAACGAAGAGAAGTACGATCCCAAAACCGACCATGTGGTTTCCACTGCTTCCTGCACCACCAACTGCCTGGCACCGCTTGTCCACGTGCTGATCAAGGAGGGCATTGGAATTGAAGAGGGCCTGATGAGCACCATTCATGCCTATACTGCCACCCAGGAAACCGTGGACAGTCCGACAAAAAAGGACTGGCGCAGCGGACGGGCCGCCGCCATCAACATCATCCCGTCCTCGACGGGAGCGGCAAAAGCGGTTGGTGAGGTCATTCCGGAGATCAAGGGGAAATTGACGGGAATGGCGTTCCGGGTGCCCACACCCGATGTTTCCGTGGTCGATCTGACCATTCGCACATCAAAAGACACTTCTATTGAAGAGATCGACGGACTGATGAAAAAAGCGTCCGAGTCCTATCTCACCGGCATCCTGGAATATTCCCAGGAACAGCTGGTTTCCTCCGACCTTCTCAACTCAAAAGCTTCATCCATCTATGACTCGTCGGCCACCCTGGGGAACAACCTGCCGGGCGAAAAGCGGTTTTTCAAGCTCATTTCCTGGTACGACAACGAGTGGGGTTACAGCCACCGGGTTGTGGACATGCTGCGCTACATGATCAAGATGGACAAGTAG
- a CDS encoding pseudouridine synthase, giving the protein MNRLEAPNFDPGGETIESCGQLEVLYADEHLVAVNKPAGLLVHRSPIDRRETRFAQKMLSEQLGRTVYPVHRLDKPTSGVLLFGLSSETARRMGEIFAGRGVEKTYLAVLRGHIEDEGVIDYPLVEKVDRLERRPVADRDPQSACTAFRRLGTIELPHPVGRYATSRYCLVEARPLTGRRHQLRRHFKHLFHPIVGDTRYGDADHNRFFRREFDCHRLLLAAVELSFPHPFFDRPVTVTAPLCGLFVRLLESFEWCSLLPAPWLGPRIC; this is encoded by the coding sequence ATGAACCGACTCGAGGCCCCAAACTTTGATCCTGGAGGGGAAACCATCGAGAGCTGCGGCCAGCTCGAGGTTCTTTATGCCGACGAACATCTGGTAGCGGTCAACAAGCCTGCGGGGCTGCTGGTGCATCGCAGCCCCATCGACCGCCGCGAAACCCGATTCGCCCAGAAGATGCTGAGCGAACAGCTGGGACGGACCGTCTATCCGGTGCACCGGCTCGACAAACCGACGTCCGGGGTTCTGCTGTTCGGTCTTTCCTCGGAAACCGCCCGTAGAATGGGGGAGATTTTCGCCGGAAGGGGGGTCGAAAAAACCTACCTGGCCGTATTGCGGGGGCATATCGAGGACGAGGGGGTGATCGATTACCCCCTCGTCGAAAAAGTGGATCGCCTGGAGCGGCGTCCGGTGGCGGACCGGGATCCCCAGTCCGCCTGCACCGCCTTTCGCCGCCTGGGCACCATCGAGCTTCCGCATCCGGTGGGCCGTTACGCCACCAGCCGCTACTGCCTGGTGGAGGCGCGCCCGCTGACCGGAAGAAGGCATCAGCTGCGAAGGCATTTCAAGCACCTTTTTCATCCGATTGTCGGTGATACCCGTTACGGCGATGCGGACCACAACCGGTTTTTTCGCAGGGAGTTCGACTGCCATCGCCTGCTGCTGGCGGCGGTCGAACTTTCCTTCCCCCATCCCTTTTTTGACCGGCCGGTGACGGTGACGGCACCTCTGTGCGGCCTCTTTGTCCGGCTGCTCGAAAGTTTCGAATGGTGCTCCCTGCTGCCCGCACCTTGGCTCGGACCCCGAATCTGCTGA